The Glycine max cultivar Williams 82 chromosome 3, Glycine_max_v4.0, whole genome shotgun sequence sequence TGTAATTCTCAATTTGATCCctgtataaaaattattaaattaaattttatacgtGCAAATTTGGTTTGGTCCTATTGTTATAAAGTTGTTTCTAAAGATCTTATGTATTGATAATCTTTTacgtattttttatttggtcctTTATATATGTTGTGCATTCTTAATTTAGTCCATATCAAAATTAAGAATGTATCATAGTAAGGATAAGTGtcaataaaaattgatttagttGATAAGGATTAAATTTATATCTTACAAGAGTGTCAgatttgaatttcatttattATGTGAGAATTTTATTGATCCATATATAAGTACATTTTTAAGGGGACATACCTTAATCTTAATGGGTCCTCAAAATTAAACTCAGttaaactttttaattactACTAACAAAACcatactaaaatataaataaggaatTAACTATTAAGGTAAGATTGTTAAAGACAAGTTACGATGACATGGACCAAATCAATACATATATAGGAAGTAGTTTGTCAAGATATTTACGTAATCGGAACGCAAGACTAAATCATGTGTTTATCCTTCTATGTAAACGGGATCACCCTTGGAAAGGTGTTTTTCGTATTTGAAACGCTTGCCCCTGCCACGCAATAGCATGGGGAGAGATGAAGACAATCTTACCAAGTAACGCCTCGCATTCTTGCGTTTAAGTTTCACATTAAAAATCGCCCAACTTTATAAAAAAGATTGCAAAATTTTGGGGCCAACATACATCCCTTGAAAGAAAAGCAAAGAATCTCTTCCAAAGGTTTCAGTACGAGTTTCGGTTACTTGCAAGTTAAAACTTGTGCATATTCTTAGCACAGGGGGACATTGATTAATCTATCTATATCCCTTCTACTCATTGGCACAAGACATTAGAAGATGGACCAAAGAGAACTTAATCTGGGCATCTGCTATAGGCTCTATAATTTCATCATGAAAACTTTGGCTTCGCAAGCGATGAAGACGGTAACTTTAGGGAGATCTTCACATTACAGTTCAAGCTCAACTGAGGTCGAGATTACACAAAGAGGGTTTGGAACTAATACAGAAAAAATGGTGCTGGCAGAGACACCATGTGAAGAGAAGAATATTCCATGCAGGAACAATAACATTGATGAGAAAGTGTTGATGGTGGGAGATTTACCTCATGCTCCAAAGAAAATGGTTAGCATCAATGACAACGTGGAGGAGATCATTTTACCAAGTAAGAAAAGGAGCAAGACCTTCCAAGAGTCTAACTCTCTGGATCAGCAAGAGCATCCGAAGCCTCTGCGATCAATTCTGAAAGTTGGTGCTAAGCTCAATTACAAAACAAACTGATTAACTgaatatgttaattaatttcttttgaaaatgtTGATGTTATCAAactagtttttcttttattgtttgtATACATGTACATATACCTCTCGTTGTATTTTTTAAGTATACTTAAATGAGTGTACTAATTGCTTTGCAAGCTAGTAGTTTTATTGTTCTACCTAACCTAACAAACTTCTCTTCCTCCCCTTGCAACTAGATAGGCATGCAATGTTCTGAACTTGGTATCATCTCACTTCCTCAGCATCTCTACATGGAGGATTTTTAGCTTCCATTCAGGTCTCTCGATTTTTACTCTGCCTCCTCCCCTCCATTCCAAACAGACACGCTTTAATTAATGAATGAGTACCTTAACggttaaaacattttcaaataagTAGTGCCTGCATCTTCATCTGGAAATATCGGATTATATGTTGCttaatttaatgaatattttttaaatatgtattaacAGTAGTTTATGACAAAATACATAAAGGATAGATATTATATGTTATCatttgttaaataatatttttttaatagtttatagtattttataaaggattcttaaaaattgaaacattagtttttaattttttatattttatttttttattcttaaaatatttatttaatttttaaatatattatttatgttattttaattttttttaactattttaatgattaattttattaaatatttatgatttaataaatcaaattaagaaCTTTTTAACtacaaacttttaatttttttttcattttcagttaAGTCTATTCTCTCCGTATCTTTGACTTCTCTGAAAACTCATCATTGGATGTCAATCAATCTTTTTCCTCATGTTGAACTATTTTTAAGATGTCTTGTTCAAATGATCGAGGATCGAACTACATTATCAATCCAAAtattaataactatttttttttcacattataTTTTGctgacaaataaattataacggCACCGTGATGTAAGAGGTCACACCAAGTTCACATGGGTCACTATttatttagtgaaaaaaaatgttcaatcattttttatatataattttcttaaatcatGCATCacgataaaaattaatatttaattcagtatataaaaaaacaacaaaataacagtAATATTTgactcaagaaaaaaaaaaacgcatgTTCGAGTGCATTGTTTGAATATgtcaaaacagaaagaaaaaaaattcagagtGACAGAGTAAAGATGCAGGTTGGGAAATAATAACTGGCGGATTTAATCCATGTTAAAGCTGGAGCACTATGTGTGGCTGTATTGCTGATTGCAATATAtagtaatatataataagaatgaAAATGGGTAGTAGATCTGGCGGCTTGGTTTGTTCTACTTGTTCTTACACTGGGATTAGGACGAGACGTTTCTACACTAACAATAATACCTTTCCCTCTTTCTCCTTTACCTTCCCCCACCAACCTCAATCATTCTCTTTCCCTAAACCTCTCAGACTCATGTCTCAGCCTTTGACCACCAACTCTGCTGATGGTGATTCCTCCGTCGCCGCACCTCCCATCCTCTTCGATTATCATCTTATCGACCAAAAACTTCTCCAAAACATAGTCTACGATGCTCTTGTCTGGAGCACCCTCAACTGCCTCCTTGTTGGTGACAAATCAGTTCAGGTTAAACTCTGTTACTATTCTCTGTATATATTCCTTTCGCTTTATTAAACTATCTCTCTTGTCGCTTATCACGACGCCCTAAACTCATCTAAACCTCCTGTACGCACTTTCCTTACTTTAACCTCTTTACTGTTTTAGTAGAATACAACTCATAAAGAGCAAATTATATTAACACTCTTACACGAAcccaatgctttttttttttttttcaccatgTTTGGGTACATGCATGTTGTAATGTGTATTATTTATAGAGAACGATACAATTTAGGGGCTGGTGCATGTAAAAAAGCGAGGAATATCAGACGGAATCTCACGAGACTTCTTGTTGAAGTGTGAGTGTGGTTACTCGATAATAAAAGTTAGTGGCTGAAAAATAAGTGTAATTATTTAGACAATATGACAAGGATTAGTTCCATGCTTCATTTAACATACtttgttcttaatttttctttttgaaaggaaaaaaaattactccttGAAGCTAAATTTACTTCTAACCGAATTCTATTTTGGAGTAATACATGGAATTATATATGCGGAGTAGtttaatccttaaaattataaaaaaatgtctttttaatcttgaaatcacTAAACATCaatcattttaatcttttatatttatgaatacaaataataatcttTATATTTATGGTTTTAAGAAGTGAAGTAATAATTTGGtaattttagaaactaaaatgataatttgttGTTGATGATCAATGTTTCCAATCATAGAGATCAGGAACAGTTCCTGGTGTTGGCCTGGTGCATCTCCCGCTTTCTTTATTACCTGGGCCATTTCCTGAAAATCATTGGAAGCAAGCGTGCGAATTAGCTCCTATATTTAATGAACTTGTTGATCGGGTGAGTTTGGATGGGAAATTTCTCCAGGAATCTCTCTCCAGGTAATATTTTCGTGCTGTTATATTATTATGCATCAAGTGGGTCTGTTAAACATTGACTCTGTTACTTGTAGGACCAAATTTTATTGCCCACAAAGACCCATTTCTCTCAATAAGCTGTAATTGTTAACTTACATAACTTTTAGAGGCTCTTCACACGAGCACTGTGGGACTTGTTCCTTTTGAGATACTTCAGTGTAGTTTACTATAACTATTGGTTCTTGAATCCATTTTTCAACTTCAGCTTTCAACAATTGCTTGCATTTGATGCCATGAGCGCGTACACTTGCTTGGAATCTTTTGTTCtgtcatttacattttttaattaactataaCTGCCTagattttttcttattcaacTCAGTGTAGTTTATGCCTTTAATTAGATCCAATATTTCTATCTTCATCTCAATGCAGAACTAAGAATGCGGACGAATTTACCTCAAGACTTTTAGATATTCATTCTAAGATGCTACAGATTAACAAAAAAGAGGTAAGTGTATACTAGTAGGGCCATTTGTACCTCCAAGAGTAATAAGAGAGGATCAGCATTAGTGCCTACTCTAGTTGTTATTCGTTTTAAATATCATTTCATAAGGACTCTTTATGCTTGCATTTTAGTTGCGAGGGACAGAGTGGAAATATTTAAGAACATGACTTCATGTTTGTTTTTAGAGAAACATTACATAGAAAACAGAAatcctatataaaaaaaaaatccttattcCAGAAAAAGATTGAGCATAAAGATTTAAAGTTTTCCATATCTTCATATTCTTCTTTTCTGATAAAGTGAGTCAAAGGAATTTTTACCGGTATTGATTTTTCTCTGGCCATAATTTTAATAGGACATACGCATGGGAATAGTTCGTTCAGATTATATGATTGATGAGAAGACTAAATCACTTTTGCAAATAGAGATGAACACGATTTCCACTTCATTTGCTTTGATTGGTTGCCTTATGACTGGACTTCATAAGTAAGTGCTGCAGTAAATTTCACATATTGTGCTGTCATCTCTAGTATCGTGATATTATTTGGTCCTTTTCAGGAGCTTACTTTCTCAATATGGAAAGTTCCTTGGACTAGATTCCAATAGGGTTCCTGCCAATAATGCTGTTGATCAGTCTGCAGAGGCCTTGGCTAAAGCTTGGAGTGAATATAACAATCCCAGGTTAGTTTGGGGGAAAAAgttaccttttcattttctttttcggTTCTGCAACTACTTTTGGATCCATGCCATATTTCTGAATGGATCTGTACAGGGCTGCAATTCTGGTCGTGGTTCAGGTTGAAGAAAGAAACATGTACGAGCAGCATTATATTTCTGCACTTCTAAGAGAAAAATATCCTTTTCTTATTAGTTATAGTTATGATACAAAAGGAACAATCTAGCAGAGCAGACTCTG is a genomic window containing:
- the LOC100778473 gene encoding glutathione synthetase, chloroplastic codes for the protein MKMGSRSGGLVCSTCSYTGIRTRRFYTNNNTFPSFSFTFPHQPQSFSFPKPLRLMSQPLTTNSADGDSSVAAPPILFDYHLIDQKLLQNIVYDALVWSTLNCLLVGDKSVQRSGTVPGVGLVHLPLSLLPGPFPENHWKQACELAPIFNELVDRVSLDGKFLQESLSRTKNADEFTSRLLDIHSKMLQINKKEDIRMGIVRSDYMIDEKTKSLLQIEMNTISTSFALIGCLMTGLHKSLLSQYGKFLGLDSNRVPANNAVDQSAEALAKAWSEYNNPRAAILVVVQVEERNMYEQHYISALLREKHHIRSIRKTLTEIDQEGEILPDGTLSVDGQEISVVYFRAGYTPKDYPSESEWRARLLMEQSSAIKCPTISYHLVGTKKIQQELAKPGVLERFVENKDHIAKLRACFAGLWSLEDSDIAKKAIENPELFVMKPQREGGGNNIYGDELRETLLKLQEAGSEEDAAYILMQRIFPATSPAILVRDGNWDMGHVISEAGVFGTYLRNKDKVIINNESGYMVRTKISSSYEGGVLPGFGVVDTVYLT
- the LOC100777942 gene encoding uncharacterized protein yields the protein MDQRELNLGICYRLYNFIMKTLASQAMKTVTLGRSSHYSSSSTEVEITQRGFGTNTEKMVLAETPCEEKNIPCRNNNIDEKVLMVGDLPHAPKKMVSINDNVEEIILPSKKRSKTFQESNSLDQQEHPKPLRSILKVGAKLNYKTN